The Argonema galeatum A003/A1 genome segment GATCGGGGTTAGAAGATGGATACTGTAATCTTGTTACAGGGTCGTCAGTGTCTATAATAAATAGCCTTGTAGCCTCATTTACAAATGATTCAAGTTGATATATTCCATTTAAATTTGTGTAGTCAGTTGGGGAACCAAGAGCAAGAATTTTTATACGGGATGGATTTATTCCGCTGAACTCAAGTTGTTTTTCAAGAAACCCATCTTCAATAAAAAAGTTTCCTTGAGAATGAGCAACAACTATAATAGAATTATTTTCATTTTTTAACCAATCCAAAGAGGTATCTGTCCAAGAACCTGATAAACCTTCTACTGGAATATCATTGACTAACTTGCTTGCTGGAGAAAAGCTCTTTAATAAATATTGACTAGCTGATTCCAATAGATCGGTTGAGGGATCGTTGCCGAAATCGACTTTCTGTAAATCGAAGAATTTAGTTACGAAATCTGCCAGGGATTCCCGTGGTAATAATGGATGTGAAAGACCAGCGAGATAACCTGAACCTCCTGCTATATCGCCTATTGAACCTGGAATTAAACCTACTAAATCATCTATTAAACTTAAATCAACTATTCCTTTTGCTGTATAAAATCCTAAATAATTTTTCGTTTCTCCATTTAGGAAGGCAAACTCATCTGCGAATATTCCGTCAGGCGTTTTTGCACCAAGCGGAGCGTCTGGAAACTTATTAGCCCAGTATTCACGGTAGGCTTCAACAGCTGGTTTGAATATTTTATCAGCAATCTCTGCACCTAAATTTTTCGCTTCATTTGCAATATTTCCTGGATAACCTGAACCTTTTGAAGGATTATGAATACCACTAAAACTATCAAACGAGCTAGGCATTGAATTAATAAAGCTCAGGCCAAATTTTGATTCGACTGATTCAAATTGGTTTTTAAATCCATCATTATCTGTCCAAATACCATTAATAAAAAGTCCTCGGCTTTCACCACGCTCTTTAATAATTTTTTCTAAAACCAAATCAGCATCCCATGTGTAACCATTTGAGTAATTTCTTGATTGCTCTACCGAAACAAAAGTATTATTAGGTGTTCCAAAGTTAAGAACATTTGAATCATCTTCTTGCTTAATTCTCTGAGTTTGTGATTCAGTTAGGCTCACACCTTGAGCAATTGCAGAAAACAACTCCCCTTCATCCCCCGGAGTATCAGCAGTATTAATTTCCCAATCTACATAATGCCCAATTTCCTCAATTAAAACCGCACTAATAGCTTGAGCATTACTCGCATACTTACTCAAGAAATCTTGAGAAACATAAATTGTATTAGTTGACCCCGCATAAGCAGCATTTGCCCCTTGTAACTCTGCACCAGTGCGAATTTCAATTCCCGGAAGCGATTCAAAGCTGCCACTAAGCCACTGCTGACGTAAATTTTCTAGCTTAGTAACATCAAAACTTTCACCAAAAGCAGTTTGAATTTTGCTGAGAAAATCTTCACTACCAGCAAAGCTATTTAATGTGCTGTAAGCATTCTGAAGTGCATCTTGAACTAATGGATCGGTTACTTGATTAGTAGAATTGGATGTAAACATGGTTTTTTCCTTCAATATTTGATGTTGTAAGTTTGGTTGTTTTGGTATTGCATGGTGAGGGCGGGTTTTGTTTCAGTGTTGTCTGTTGGAATCAAGGATTGTCTGCTAAACCCGCCCCTACATCAGACAATGTTGGTGTTTTTGTCAGATTTCAAGCACGCAAAATACCCAGGCAATAAGGTTGCCAAAGTCTCAGGGTGCAAAAGTTTCAGCGCTGTTTGCGATAGATGAGATCCCCCCTAACCCCCCTTAATAAGGGGGGAACCGGAGAACTAGCCCTCTTTTTAAGGTGGGAACCGGGAACTGGAGAAGAGGAACTCTGTGTTCTTCAAAGTCCCCCTTTTTAAGGGGGATTTAGGGGGATCTCCAACGGTGCGATCGCTTTCCAGCACGCTACGCGATCGCATTTTCCTAAAAAACCCAATCCATAATGATGCACTCCTTTTCTCGAACTAACTTTGTGAGAATCTATGACCCTCTATCTATCTCTCTGTGAAACGCCTGCGGTTTTATGCGGAAGAACGAGATTATTTACATTTGTTTACAATTAACTGGCTCAAAGGTGGCCCGAATTCTGTGGTGGTGCGATCGCAAAGGTTTGTCTCTACAAAATACCCTCTGCCAGCGCGATCGAACTTGACAAAAAACCTGTTTCATGTTGATGCACTCCTGAATGCGATCGGCCCTGATATTCTTGGAATCTATTCGCCTCTATCTATCTCTCAGGCTGACTTGGTGAATTTTATGCGGAAGATTTGAAATTGTTACAAATCCTTACATCAAGCCTGCCAAGACCTAGACATACCTAAAAACATTGAATAGCCCGGTTATGTGCTAACTTGGCTTACCTAAAGAAAACTTTCTATTTGATTTGTCTATCAGTATATAAGGAAAAACCGCTCAAAAAGCTGATACAAACACGGAACGAAAGTTTAACTAACATCGTCTTTACGAGAAAATTGGTAGCTATTCGCAAAAAAGCGTATAAAATCTTCGCTTAGTCAACAGCAATTACACGCGAAATAGCAGAAACTTTACTCTTAATTTATGCAATATTTATATATATTATGCAAAATTTAAGTATAAATATCATTGCCTTCTATCAATTTAGTATATTTACTGAAAATATTGTACGCAGATAAAATTGTCAGGGAGCCATGACATTAGGTAGAATGGACAGAAACGATCGCAGCAGGGCTAAGTTATGCGATCGCACCCAGACGGGTCAGAGAAAATGCGATCGCATGAGCGAAACTGGTATTAAAGCTATCCTGCGGGGCGTTTAACCGACGGTCGGGGAGGAAGTTTGGACTGTAGCGAAAAATGACGATCGAAAAGGGATAATCAAAAGAAAAGAGGTGATAAAATGGCTGTTGAAAGATGGACGGATGAAATGCTTGATAAGCTTGGTGAAAAGGTCGATCGCATTGCTGAGGAAGTGGAACAAACCAACAACAATGTCGATGCCTTGGTGGGTGCGGTCAACTCCCTAGTTACTTTGTTGCGTGAGGAAATTCCAGCTATCAAATCAGGACAAGAGGAAACAGCCAAAATTCAAGCAGAAAGCATCCGAGAGTTAATTAAATTTATCAATAAGCCCAAATCTGAATAAGAGTAATCAAAAGGCATTCTGTAATGAATTTAAAGCCAGACAGCAAAGTCTTAATCCAAGGCATCACCGAACCACTTGCTTCTATCCACGTCGCTAGGATGAAAGCCTATGGCACCAACGTCGTTGCAGGAGTAAGTCCCGGACAGGGGGGACAGACGGTACATGATATCCCCGTGTTCGACTTGGTAGAACAAGCACTGCCGACCACTGGCTCCATTGATACTACCATAATCTTCAAGCCACCTTATCTGGCATTGGATGCGGCACTAGAAGCGATCGCAGCCAATATCCGCCAAATTATTATAGTTACCAGCGGCATTCCACCCCTGGATATGGTGTACCTGCTAAGAATTGCCGATGCCCACAAAACTTTAATCGTCGGCCCCAACAGTATGGGGATTATAATACCGGGAAAGCTTTTGCTGGGAACTCATCCGATCGAATTCTATACTCCAGGGCCTGTGGGGCTGATTAGTCGCTGCGGCAGTTTGACCTCGGAAGTTGCCTTGGAACTGACACAGGCTGGATTTGGTCAATCGATGGGCGTTAGTATTGGCAGCGATGCGATCGTGGGTTCTTCATTTCGCCAATGGCTGCAAACTTTAAATAAAGATGATAATACCAAAGCGATCGTTTTACTCGGAAAGACTGAAGGCGGTAACGAAGAAACAGTCGTCGAATATATTACAGAGGAGATTAATAAGCCTGTAGTTGTCTATATTGCCGGACGCTACGCACCAGAAGTAAAACGTCAGCGCCACGCTAGCGACCTGATCGTTTCTCAGCCAGTTATAGAGGATGAAGTTAGTACAGCTGAAATTAAAATTTCAGCTTTTGAAAAAGCAAAAATACCTGTAGCACAGCGTCCTTCTCAAATTCCTGATTTGCTGAAAAAAGCGCTCAAAAAATAATCATTGGTGATTGGTCATTAGTCATTGGTCATTGGTCATTGGTGATTTGTATTCAGGTTTCTTTTGTAGGGTGCGTTATACCAAATCCGCAACGATTACCCCCTTTATTTCGATCGGCTGTAGAGACGTTTCATGAAACGTCTCTACAATGTTTAGGCCAAAAATTAAAGGGGGTAATAAACCCGGATTTGGTATTATAACAAAAGC includes the following:
- a CDS encoding succinate--CoA ligase subunit alpha yields the protein MNLKPDSKVLIQGITEPLASIHVARMKAYGTNVVAGVSPGQGGQTVHDIPVFDLVEQALPTTGSIDTTIIFKPPYLALDAALEAIAANIRQIIIVTSGIPPLDMVYLLRIADAHKTLIVGPNSMGIIIPGKLLLGTHPIEFYTPGPVGLISRCGSLTSEVALELTQAGFGQSMGVSIGSDAIVGSSFRQWLQTLNKDDNTKAIVLLGKTEGGNEETVVEYITEEINKPVVVYIAGRYAPEVKRQRHASDLIVSQPVIEDEVSTAEIKISAFEKAKIPVAQRPSQIPDLLKKALKK